The genome window GATGCCGTACGTGCGCAGCTGGCGTACGCAAAGCAGAAGCTAGCAGAGCCACACTAACTGTTTTTCCATCCGTCTATCTGGTTTTGTGGCCTTCTTGTCATACTATGGATTGAGCACCGGTTTGCGGGTACCTAACTGCTTGAACTATCGGCAAAGTGTGGTAGCATAGGAATACAGCCCATCGGCGTCTTTGCAAGATGCTTAAGGAGAAGGCATTGGAGGCTATACCCAAAATTGAAAGCGCTCTAGTAACCGGTGGGGCCGGGTTTATTGGGGCACATCTGGCAAAAACGTTGGCTTCGCAAGGGACGAAGGTACGTGTGCTGGATAACTTTTCTTCCGGAACGCTCGAAAATCTGCGTGGCTTTGAGAGGCGTATTGATATCGTAGAGGGGGATGTACGCAATGCACTTGCCTGCCGCAACGCTTGCCGAGGCGTTCAGGTTGTGTTTCATCTTGCTGCGCTGGTCTCCGTGCCCATCTCCATTCAAGACCCCATCCAGGCAGATTCCGTGAATATTGGAGGAACGCTTAACATGTTGATAGCCGCTCGCGATCAGGGGGTACAGCGCTTTGTGTTCTCCTCTTCAGCGGCCGTTTACGGCGATACGGCCATCATCCCTACCCATGAAGACGTTCTTCCAAAACCGCTTTCACCCTACGGGGTTCAGAAGTTGGCAGGGGAGCACTACGCACAAAACTTCACAAACATCTTCGGTCTTCAGACCGTTGCACTACGCTATTTTAACGTCTACGGGCCGCATCAGAACCCGAACAGCCCGTATGCTGCCGTTATTCCCAAATTTATTTCCGCTGTTTTAGAAGGGAAGTCGCCAACCATTTTTGGCGATGGGGAACAGACGCGCGATTTTTGCTATGTGGGCGATGTGGTACGGGCGAATCTCCTGGCCGCTACTGCGCCGTCGGAGAAGGCTTCCGGTGGGGTTTTCAATATAGCCGGAGGACGCCAGCACACGCTCAACACGCTTTGGCAGATGCTGCAGAGTGTGATGGGCACCCAGCTCTGTCCGACCTATGCAGCCCCGCGCACCGGCGATATTCGCCATTCAGGCGCCGACATTTCGCGGGCCGAAAGCCTTCTTGGCTACCGGCCAGCAACAAGTTTGGAGGAAGGGCTGCGTCTCACGGTAGAAGCCTACCGAAAGGCATGAAAATATCACACCTGTAAACCACCATGTTCCTGTGAAGACAGTCCATCAAACAACAATGTAGAAAGGAGGGGAAACGCGCGTCCTCCGCACGCTCTGAGGCGGCGGTCTCTGCGCGGAGTTTTCGATGAGCTCATCGTTGCCCATTTTTGGAGCAGTTAGTGCAGCTTTCCCGCGCTTTGGGGGCACCAGAGCGCGATTTGGCCATTCTTGGTGAGGGAAATACCTCTGCGAAGGTAAATGAAGAGCTGTTTTTGGTGAAGGCCAGCGGGCAACAACTTGGCACCATAGGGCCAAAGGGGTTTTGTAGGGTGCGTTTTGCCCCTATTCTTGCCTGTTTTGAGGGGCCGCCCCTGTCTGATGCAGCTCTCAAGCAGGTGCTCTTAGAGAGCAAAGCGGAGAAAGATCAGGAGGTTCTTCCCTCTGTAGAGACCTTCTTCCATGCCTATTTTCTTACGCTGCCCGGCGTTCAGTTTGTAGGACACACCCATCCGACCGCCATCAACTCCATTCTCTGTTCGCGTCGGGCGCACGAGCTATTAGCAGGAAGGCTCTTTCCCGATGAGATTGTGGTCTGTGGGGTAGCCCCCTGTTTTGTGGAGTATGTAGATCCCGGCATTCCGCTAGCCCAGCGGATAAAACAACGTGTTGAAGAGTTCTTCGAGCAGTGGGGCGAGTGGCCTAAGACCGTGTGGATGCAGAACCACGGTTTTATAGCGCTAGGCCGTTCGGCGCGCGAGGTGGAAAACATTACCCTTATGGCGGTTAAGGCGGCACGTATTCTTTTAGGCACCTGCGCTGCCGGTGGGCCTAACTTCCTTACCGAAGAGGCCGTGCGCCGCATTCATACGCGGCCGGATGAGCACTACCGCCAACGTCAGCTTGGGCAACGTGGGGAAGATAGACCGTGTAAATGAGATGGCCAGCGCAACCGAATCCCCCACGCTAAGCGGCTTGCTTGTTATTGATAAGCCGGCACATAGAACCTCGCACGACGTCGTACAGTGGGTGCGTAGGCGTCTCGGTGTGCGCCGTGTGGGGCATACGGGCACGTTAGACCCTTTGGCAACC of Chthonomonas calidirosea T49 contains these proteins:
- a CDS encoding SDR family oxidoreductase; its protein translation is MEAIPKIESALVTGGAGFIGAHLAKTLASQGTKVRVLDNFSSGTLENLRGFERRIDIVEGDVRNALACRNACRGVQVVFHLAALVSVPISIQDPIQADSVNIGGTLNMLIAARDQGVQRFVFSSSAAVYGDTAIIPTHEDVLPKPLSPYGVQKLAGEHYAQNFTNIFGLQTVALRYFNVYGPHQNPNSPYAAVIPKFISAVLEGKSPTIFGDGEQTRDFCYVGDVVRANLLAATAPSEKASGGVFNIAGGRQHTLNTLWQMLQSVMGTQLCPTYAAPRTGDIRHSGADISRAESLLGYRPATSLEEGLRLTVEAYRKA
- a CDS encoding class II aldolase/adducin family protein, whose protein sequence is MQLSRALGAPERDLAILGEGNTSAKVNEELFLVKASGQQLGTIGPKGFCRVRFAPILACFEGPPLSDAALKQVLLESKAEKDQEVLPSVETFFHAYFLTLPGVQFVGHTHPTAINSILCSRRAHELLAGRLFPDEIVVCGVAPCFVEYVDPGIPLAQRIKQRVEEFFEQWGEWPKTVWMQNHGFIALGRSAREVENITLMAVKAARILLGTCAAGGPNFLTEEAVRRIHTRPDEHYRQRQLGQRGEDRPCK